The proteins below are encoded in one region of Cardiocondyla obscurior isolate alpha-2009 linkage group LG29, Cobs3.1, whole genome shotgun sequence:
- the LOC139112483 gene encoding uncharacterized protein codes for MLLQELWLHKIGWDDPLSSQIFIRWLTIKEEFTQLARLLISRWFNTWSDSTVEFHKFSDASQLALTAVIYVITNSPSTRPTSAFVCSKTKLAPLKRLTIPRLKLTATLLLARLMKYVQATLNVNVASSHM; via the coding sequence ATGTTATTACAAGAGCTCTGGCTACACAAAATCGGATGGGACGATCCATTATCATCTCAGATCTTCATTCGATGGCTCACCATCAAAGAAGAATTTACTCAACTGGCCAGACTCTTAATTTCACGGTGGTTTAATACCTGGAGCGACTCAACCGTGGAGTTTCATAAATTCTCTGATGCATCTCAACTTGCCTTAACAGCTGTTATTTATGTCATCACAAACTCACCGTCTACAAGGCCTACTAGTGCATTTGTTTGCTCGAAAACAAAGCTCGCACCACTCAAGAGACTCACCATCCCGAGACTCAAACTCACCGCAACGTTGCTATTAGCGAGACTCATGAAATACGTTCAAGCCACACTCAACGTGAACGTAGCCTCATCTCACATGTAG